CGGCGGCATGGGGAGAGAGGGGCTGCGTTAGCGTGAACCTTTCTGGCAGGAAATGGGAGTCATCTAAACCAGTGACTTTCCGCACGTAATCCGTATCGCTGATCGGATCAAGCCCCGACTGAATCGGCTTCCAATAGGACGCATTCAGCCCAAGAGTTAGCAAGGCAGAGACGACCGTTTTTCCTACGTTAGTATCGGTTCCTGTAATGAAGAATTTTTCTGGAAACATGACGGCATCTTTGGTTAAAGTTTATTGCGAGAAATAGTGAAATAGGCTACGTCATAGTGAATTCCTCCGGAAAGACTTGCAAATTCATCGAGTGCGCTAACCAACTGTTTAAAGTCTGAAATGGAAAGCTTGGTTTGGGAAAGGCTAGTTCCCGCACCAATTTGCTTTAAGCTTCGGAAGAAATCGCGTGAAGACGTGAAGGAAATGCCGATGGATTGTTGCCAATATCGAGTTTGAACAGGCCGAGATGCGAGGAATTGGGCGATCGCCCCCGGATCAGGCAGGGGATTTCCGGTAAAGGGTAAGTCCAGGCTTCGACAGGCTGCTTTCCACTCTGGAAAACTGTGATAGGTCGGAAACGAGATGAGAATTTTGCCGCCCGGTTTGAGGGCAGAAATCCAGCGATCTAGCGCAGGCTCAAGCTGCTGAAACCACTGCACGACGAAGCTGCTAATAATCAACGCATAGCTCCTGGAAATGGGTTGCCAAAGTTCGCCGTCAAGGGTTCTGAAGGTCATTTCAGAGGAATGGCTGATCTGAGAAACTTTCTGCTGGCACACGGTGAGCATTGATTGGGATAAGTCAGTAATTTCCAGAGGGCGATCGCCCATCTTCTTTACTAATCCTTGAGTCAAAAAACCCGTACCGCAGCCAAGCTCAATCACATTTCCAGAAGTCAGTTCAGGACGCACTCGATCGAGTTCCTCTAGCAACCAGGCCGCGCATTCTTTTTGCACCAAAGCTGCCTGATCATATTGCTTTGCAGCTTGTCCAAAGGCTTCTTCAATCTGGCATTTTGCATGGGTTTTCTCTAAAGCATTAGCGCTGTTTTCTAAAATCATGCGGGAGGTAGAGAATGAATAGCGGCGATCGCTCGTTCCCAGCAGCGCTCAAAATGCGTTAAATGCAGCAGATGTCCGGCATCGGGAATCGAGATAAACTCCGCCCTCGCCAGCAGATGCGTGGCTTGCTCAGGGGTATCTGGAAATGGAACAATGCGATCGCTCTGTCCATGAAAGGCAATGGCATAAGATGTTTGCGGCAAGTGGTCGAGATTCTGAATCGACTCATCTAACCGTTGCAAATCTTGCAGCAAGAGTGCAGAATTGAGCCGATTTTCGCGAACCCGAAAACTTTCAGAAGGTTCACACCAGGCTGGATCAATCTCGACGGGTGAGAAACACTTTTTGTAGAAGTTTTGCAAGACCAGGCTCGGTGTTTTTTCAAACTGCTGAATCATGATTTGTAGAATGCTTTTTGAGCGATCGCGCGATCGCCCCGACAGCGGATGAAACGATGAAAATCCGCTGAAGACTAGCACTAGATCGGCCTGATGCATCTGCTCAACTGGACAGAGATGCAGCCCATAGGAATGAGCCAGAATCACTTTACGGGAAGGCTGTTGGCTAAAACCGGGCTGATTGGGCAAGCCAAAATAGCCCCGGTCGAATAGTTGCACCTCAACGCCCGCAGTTTTCAACGCCGCCGCCCACGGCTGCCACAGGTCTGCGTCAAACCCCCAGCCGTGATAGGCGATCGCCTCAATGCCGCTGCCCATGCCCGTTCCTCAACGCGCCAATTAATGATCCTAAATGCT
The Thermoleptolyngbya sichuanensis A183 DNA segment above includes these coding regions:
- a CDS encoding methyltransferase domain-containing protein, giving the protein MILENSANALEKTHAKCQIEEAFGQAAKQYDQAALVQKECAAWLLEELDRVRPELTSGNVIELGCGTGFLTQGLVKKMGDRPLEITDLSQSMLTVCQQKVSQISHSSEMTFRTLDGELWQPISRSYALIISSFVVQWFQQLEPALDRWISALKPGGKILISFPTYHSFPEWKAACRSLDLPFTGNPLPDPGAIAQFLASRPVQTRYWQQSIGISFTSSRDFFRSLKQIGAGTSLSQTKLSISDFKQLVSALDEFASLSGGIHYDVAYFTISRNKL
- a CDS encoding alpha/beta fold hydrolase; this translates as MGSGIEAIAYHGWGFDADLWQPWAAALKTAGVEVQLFDRGYFGLPNQPGFSQQPSRKVILAHSYGLHLCPVEQMHQADLVLVFSGFSSFHPLSGRSRDRSKSILQIMIQQFEKTPSLVLQNFYKKCFSPVEIDPAWCEPSESFRVRENRLNSALLLQDLQRLDESIQNLDHLPQTSYAIAFHGQSDRIVPFPDTPEQATHLLARAEFISIPDAGHLLHLTHFERCWERAIAAIHSLPPA